A single region of the Streptomyces virginiae genome encodes:
- a CDS encoding phosphocholine-specific phospholipase C, giving the protein MTPISRRGFVGIGAGLVAGATLPVVTSTTAAAATGTITDVKHVVILMQENRSFDHYFGTLKGVRGFGDRAAGNLPGGWGMFNQPDWVGRRYPWKLSATPPAGGVDGRTLAQCTGDLPHSWASQHAAWNKGRLDSWVTGVGNARTLGHLDRGDIPFHYALADTYTICDAYFCSALSATGPNRTFLWSGRIDATSKDGGEESGLTWETYAEALQRAGVSWKVYQNAQDNYGDNGLAYFKRFTDAAPGDPLRDRGMGSVPKVTGSTPDDIAAAIRADVVAGTLPQVSWVVASEAFSEHPYAPPGDGAHFVDLVHRALAADPEVFDSTVLFLNYDENDGFFDHVPPPVAPPGTPGEYLDGIPIGLGFRVPMIVMSPWTRGGWVSSEVFDHTSVLRFMEKWTAALGTPATCPNISDWRRKVVGDLTGVFDFAHPVHGYPAGLPSTAKVIGQATCAPLPNPAPQDNALPAQEPGTRPARALPYQVNGNLDRFEFGPAGQITAWFSMTNQGAEAKRAAHFSIHPHQHRDTTPWQYTVDPGGTAGDYFHIGLGHGSGKYDISMHGPNRFLRRFIGDASKPGKDIEVAARFAVEPGTGKPAVYFKMKNSSGAPVTFTIRANAYRTDGPWTYTVPANSSREDYFNAVAYSKGWYDFTILADSDGTWSRRCTGHIETGAPSVSGS; this is encoded by the coding sequence GTGACACCGATCAGCCGCAGAGGTTTCGTGGGAATCGGCGCCGGGCTCGTGGCGGGCGCCACCCTGCCCGTGGTCACATCGACGACGGCGGCCGCCGCGACCGGCACCATCACCGATGTGAAGCACGTGGTGATCCTCATGCAGGAGAACCGCAGCTTCGACCACTACTTCGGCACGTTGAAGGGTGTCCGCGGGTTCGGTGACCGCGCCGCCGGCAATCTCCCGGGCGGCTGGGGCATGTTCAACCAGCCCGACTGGGTCGGCCGCCGGTACCCGTGGAAGCTGTCCGCCACCCCGCCGGCGGGCGGCGTCGACGGCAGGACGCTGGCCCAGTGCACCGGTGACCTCCCGCACAGTTGGGCCTCGCAGCACGCCGCCTGGAACAAGGGCCGGCTGGACAGTTGGGTCACCGGCGTGGGCAACGCCCGCACCCTGGGCCATCTGGACCGGGGGGACATCCCCTTCCACTACGCCCTCGCCGACACCTACACGATCTGCGACGCGTACTTCTGCTCCGCCCTCAGCGCGACCGGCCCGAACCGCACCTTCCTGTGGAGCGGCAGGATCGACGCCACCAGCAAGGACGGCGGCGAGGAGTCCGGGCTGACCTGGGAGACGTACGCGGAGGCCCTCCAGCGGGCCGGCGTGAGCTGGAAGGTCTACCAGAACGCCCAGGACAACTACGGGGACAACGGGCTCGCCTACTTCAAGAGGTTCACGGACGCCGCCCCCGGCGATCCGTTGCGGGACCGGGGCATGGGCTCGGTTCCCAAGGTCACCGGCTCCACCCCGGACGACATCGCGGCCGCGATCCGCGCCGACGTGGTGGCGGGCACCCTCCCCCAGGTGTCCTGGGTGGTGGCGAGCGAGGCCTTCTCGGAGCATCCCTACGCCCCGCCCGGGGACGGCGCCCACTTCGTGGACCTGGTCCACCGCGCCCTGGCCGCCGACCCCGAGGTCTTCGACTCCACGGTGCTCTTCCTCAACTACGACGAGAACGACGGGTTCTTCGACCACGTGCCGCCGCCGGTCGCCCCGCCCGGCACGCCCGGCGAGTACCTCGACGGCATCCCGATCGGACTCGGCTTCCGCGTCCCGATGATCGTGATGTCGCCGTGGACCCGCGGCGGCTGGGTGAGCTCGGAGGTCTTCGACCACACCTCGGTGCTGCGGTTCATGGAGAAGTGGACGGCCGCCCTCGGCACCCCCGCCACCTGTCCGAACATCAGCGACTGGCGCCGCAAGGTGGTCGGCGACCTGACCGGTGTCTTCGACTTCGCGCACCCGGTCCACGGGTACCCCGCCGGCCTGCCGTCCACCGCCAAGGTGATCGGCCAGGCGACCTGCGCCCCGCTCCCCAACCCGGCGCCGCAGGACAACGCCCTCCCGGCGCAGGAGCCCGGCACCCGCCCCGCGCGGGCGCTGCCGTACCAGGTGAACGGCAATCTGGACCGCTTCGAGTTCGGGCCGGCCGGTCAGATCACGGCCTGGTTCTCGATGACCAACCAGGGCGCCGAGGCGAAGCGGGCGGCGCACTTCTCGATCCACCCGCACCAGCACCGGGACACGACGCCCTGGCAGTACACCGTCGACCCGGGCGGCACCGCCGGCGACTACTTCCACATCGGACTCGGGCACGGCTCGGGCAAGTACGACATCTCGATGCACGGACCGAACCGCTTCCTGCGGCGCTTCATCGGCGACGCGTCGAAGCCGGGCAAGGACATCGAGGTGGCGGCCCGCTTCGCGGTCGAGCCGGGCACCGGCAAGCCGGCGGTCTACTTCAAGATGAAGAACTCCTCCGGCGCCCCTGTCACCTTCACGATCCGCGCGAACGCCTACCGCACGGACGGCCCGTGGACGTACACGGTCCCGGCGAACTCCTCGCGCGAGGACTACTTCAACGCCGTGGCCTACAGCAAGGGTTGGTACGACTTCACGATCCTCGCCGACTCCGACGGCACCTGGTCGCGCCGCTGCACGGGCCACATCGAGACGGGCGCGCCCAGCGTCTCGGGCTCGTAG
- a CDS encoding nitroreductase family protein, with protein MSPETTPGTSSGTAPETGRWTPTHGDPYRPVAYRPERMPHQESLARAAGLRARMEERRTVRHFSPDPVPEQVVRDAIACAATAPSGAHQQPWTFVLVKDPAVRQQIRAAAEQEEQLSYDGRLGDEWLAALRPIGTDAVKTHLTDAPALIVVFQQRYWLGPDGTKRKHYYVDESVGIAVGMLLSALHLSGLAALIHTPSPMRFLSHVLGRPENEKAFAVVPVGYPADGCEVPDLLRKSLDQVMVEV; from the coding sequence ATGTCGCCTGAGACCACACCCGGGACCAGCTCCGGGACAGCCCCTGAGACCGGGCGGTGGACGCCCACCCACGGTGATCCCTACCGTCCGGTCGCCTACCGTCCCGAGCGGATGCCGCACCAGGAATCCCTCGCGCGCGCCGCCGGATTGCGGGCCCGGATGGAGGAGCGGCGGACCGTACGCCACTTCTCCCCCGACCCGGTGCCCGAGCAGGTGGTCCGGGACGCCATCGCCTGCGCCGCGACCGCCCCTTCCGGGGCGCACCAGCAGCCGTGGACCTTCGTCCTGGTCAAGGACCCCGCCGTCCGGCAGCAGATCCGGGCCGCCGCCGAGCAGGAGGAGCAGCTGTCCTACGACGGCAGGCTGGGCGACGAATGGCTCGCCGCCCTGCGTCCCATCGGCACGGACGCCGTGAAGACCCACCTCACGGACGCCCCGGCGCTGATCGTGGTCTTCCAGCAGCGCTACTGGCTCGGCCCGGACGGTACGAAGCGCAAGCACTACTACGTCGACGAGTCGGTCGGCATCGCGGTCGGCATGCTCCTGTCCGCCCTGCACCTGTCCGGGCTGGCGGCGCTGATCCACACGCCCAGCCCGATGCGCTTCCTCAGCCATGTCCTGGGCCGCCCGGAGAACGAGAAGGCCTTCGCGGTCGTCCCGGTGGGCTACCCGGCGGACGGCTGCGAGGTCCCGGACCTCCTGCGCAAGTCCCTGGACCAGGTCATGGTCGAGGTCTGA
- the pruA gene encoding L-glutamate gamma-semialdehyde dehydrogenase has product MDAVTQVPAPVNEPVHSYAPGTPERTRLEAQLKLLSENPIELPMTINGVKRMGGGERFDVVQPHDHKSVLGTYANATEADAQEAIDAALAAAPAWRSMSFDDRAAIILRAAELLSGPWREKLAASTMLGQSKTAQQAEIDTPCELVDFWRFNVHFARQIRAEQPVANSAGVWNRSDHRPLEGFVYAITPFNFTAIAGNLPTAPALMGNVVLWKPSPTQTHSAILLMELLEEAGLPKGVINLVTGDGIAVSEVALNHPELAGIHFTGSTKTFQYLWKTVGNNIEKYKSYPRLVGETGGKDFVVAHPSADRAVLKTALTRGSFEFQGQKCSASSRAYVPASIWNDGFKEAFAAEVDGITMGDVRDLTNFIGAVIDERSFAKNKAAIDRAIADPTCEIIAGGTYDDAEGYFVRPTVIACTDPENEVFTTEYFGPILAVHVYEDADFDAMLAQMESVSAYALTGSIIAADRYAAADAMEKLRFAAGNFYINDKSTGAVVGQQPFGGGRASGTNDKAGAASNLMRWTSTRSIKETLVAPTDYAYPHMG; this is encoded by the coding sequence ATGGATGCTGTGACCCAGGTCCCCGCGCCGGTCAACGAGCCGGTCCACTCGTACGCCCCCGGCACCCCGGAGCGCACGCGGCTCGAAGCGCAGCTCAAGCTGCTGTCCGAGAACCCGATCGAACTTCCGATGACGATCAACGGCGTCAAGCGGATGGGTGGCGGTGAGCGCTTCGACGTGGTCCAGCCGCACGACCACAAGTCGGTGCTCGGCACCTACGCCAACGCCACCGAGGCCGACGCGCAGGAGGCCATCGACGCCGCCCTCGCCGCCGCCCCGGCCTGGCGCTCGATGTCCTTCGACGACCGCGCCGCGATCATCCTGCGCGCCGCCGAGCTGCTGTCCGGCCCGTGGCGCGAGAAGCTCGCCGCCTCGACCATGCTGGGCCAGTCGAAGACCGCGCAGCAGGCCGAGATCGACACCCCGTGCGAGCTCGTCGACTTCTGGCGCTTCAACGTCCACTTCGCCCGCCAGATCCGGGCCGAGCAGCCGGTCGCGAACTCCGCCGGCGTGTGGAACCGCAGCGACCACCGCCCGCTCGAAGGCTTCGTCTACGCGATCACGCCGTTCAACTTCACGGCCATCGCCGGCAACCTGCCGACCGCCCCCGCCCTCATGGGCAACGTGGTCCTGTGGAAGCCGTCCCCGACGCAGACCCACTCCGCGATCCTCCTCATGGAGCTCCTGGAGGAGGCCGGCCTGCCCAAGGGCGTCATCAACCTGGTGACCGGCGACGGCATCGCCGTCTCCGAGGTGGCCCTGAACCACCCCGAGCTGGCCGGCATCCACTTCACCGGCTCGACCAAGACCTTCCAGTACCTGTGGAAGACGGTCGGCAACAACATCGAGAAGTACAAGTCCTACCCGCGCCTGGTCGGTGAGACCGGTGGCAAGGACTTCGTCGTCGCGCACCCGTCCGCGGACCGCGCCGTCCTGAAGACCGCCCTGACCCGCGGCTCCTTCGAGTTCCAGGGCCAGAAGTGCTCGGCGTCCTCGCGCGCCTACGTCCCGGCCTCGATCTGGAACGACGGCTTCAAGGAGGCCTTCGCGGCCGAGGTCGACGGCATCACCATGGGTGACGTCCGCGACCTGACCAACTTCATCGGCGCCGTCATCGACGAGCGGTCCTTCGCGAAGAACAAGGCCGCGATCGACCGTGCGATCGCCGACCCGACCTGCGAGATCATCGCCGGTGGCACGTACGACGACGCGGAGGGCTACTTCGTCCGCCCGACCGTCATCGCGTGCACCGACCCGGAGAACGAGGTCTTCACGACCGAGTACTTCGGCCCGATCCTCGCCGTGCACGTCTACGAGGACGCCGATTTCGACGCGATGCTGGCCCAGATGGAGTCCGTCTCGGCGTACGCCCTGACCGGCTCGATCATCGCCGCCGACCGTTACGCGGCCGCGGACGCGATGGAGAAGCTCCGCTTCGCGGCGGGCAACTTCTACATCAACGACAAGTCCACCGGCGCCGTCGTCGGCCAGCAGCCCTTCGGTGGTGGCCGCGCCTCGGGTACCAACGACAAGGCGGGCGCCGCGTCGAACCTGATGCGCTGGACCTCCACCCGCTCGATCAAGGAGACGCTGGTCGCGCCGACCGACTACGCGTACCCCCACATGGGCTGA
- a CDS encoding MFS transporter, whose amino-acid sequence MTTPAATARRAGRREWTAFTVLLLPLLLVSMDVSVLYFAVPAITDQLDPSSTQQLWIFDSYAFALSGLLITMGSLGDRIGRRKLLLIGATAFGLASIGAGYATSAEMLIAARVLLGIGGATLMPSTLALVRNLFQDDKQRGQAIAIWSGAMTGGIALGSVLSGVMLNHFWWGSVFLINVPAMLLLLLLVPLLVPEFKDPAPGRFDLLSVPLSMAAVLPVVYGLKEIAAEGFEPLYVGCLVVGLAFGYAFVRRQRSREDAMVSRALFAGRGFGAGIGLNTLAAFAMMGSAYFTTQYLQSVLGMGTLEAALWSLAPSVVIGAAAPVSAALARKVDRAYVIAGGFLLAATGFVLISLVDTDSLWLILTGAGVLASGIVTVLSLVSDMALASAPAEKAGSAASLLETGTEFGGALGMAVLGSLGTAVYRHDLAGSEPAVQETLGGAVATAHHIGGPAGEQVLTMAREAFVHGMQYAAWGGTALLLGAALLAAALMRGIEAPAPPAAEPAARAGDRPREASYN is encoded by the coding sequence ATGACAACCCCAGCTGCCACAGCGCGCCGTGCCGGCCGCCGCGAATGGACCGCCTTCACCGTCCTCCTGCTGCCCCTGCTCCTGGTCTCGATGGACGTCTCCGTCCTGTACTTCGCCGTCCCGGCCATCACCGACCAGCTCGACCCGAGCTCCACCCAGCAGCTCTGGATCTTCGACAGCTACGCGTTCGCCCTCTCCGGCCTGCTGATCACGATGGGCTCGCTGGGTGACCGGATCGGCCGCCGCAAGCTGCTGCTGATCGGCGCGACCGCCTTCGGCCTCGCCTCGATCGGCGCCGGTTACGCCACCAGTGCCGAGATGCTCATCGCGGCCCGCGTGCTGCTCGGCATCGGCGGCGCCACCCTGATGCCCTCCACGCTGGCCCTCGTCCGGAACCTCTTCCAGGACGACAAGCAGCGCGGGCAGGCCATCGCCATCTGGTCCGGGGCCATGACCGGCGGCATCGCCCTCGGCTCGGTGCTCAGCGGGGTGATGCTGAACCACTTCTGGTGGGGCTCCGTCTTCCTCATCAACGTGCCCGCGATGCTGCTCCTGCTGCTCCTGGTCCCGCTCCTGGTACCGGAGTTCAAGGACCCGGCCCCCGGCCGCTTCGACCTGCTGAGCGTCCCGCTGTCCATGGCCGCCGTGCTGCCGGTCGTCTACGGACTGAAGGAGATCGCCGCCGAGGGCTTCGAACCGCTCTACGTGGGCTGCCTCGTCGTCGGACTGGCCTTCGGGTACGCCTTCGTCCGCCGCCAGCGCTCCCGTGAGGACGCCATGGTGAGCCGGGCGCTGTTCGCGGGCCGCGGTTTCGGGGCCGGCATCGGCCTCAACACCCTCGCCGCCTTCGCCATGATGGGTTCGGCCTACTTCACCACCCAGTACCTGCAGTCGGTGCTCGGCATGGGCACCCTGGAAGCCGCCCTGTGGAGCCTGGCCCCCTCGGTCGTCATCGGCGCCGCGGCCCCGGTCTCCGCCGCGCTCGCCCGGAAGGTGGACCGGGCCTACGTGATCGCCGGCGGGTTCCTCCTCGCCGCCACCGGGTTCGTCCTGATCAGCCTGGTGGACACCGACTCCCTGTGGCTGATCCTCACCGGCGCCGGGGTGCTGGCCTCGGGCATCGTCACCGTGCTGTCCCTGGTGTCCGACATGGCGCTGGCCTCGGCCCCCGCCGAGAAGGCCGGTTCCGCCGCCTCGCTGCTGGAGACCGGGACGGAGTTCGGCGGTGCCCTGGGCATGGCGGTGCTCGGCAGCCTGGGTACCGCGGTCTACCGCCACGACCTGGCCGGCTCCGAGCCCGCCGTGCAGGAGACCCTGGGCGGGGCCGTCGCCACCGCCCACCACATCGGCGGGCCGGCCGGGGAGCAGGTACTGACCATGGCCCGGGAGGCCTTCGTCCACGGAATGCAGTACGCGGCCTGGGGCGGTACGGCGCTGCTGCTCGGGGCGGCCTTGCTCGCCGCGGCTCTGATGCGGGGGATCGAAGCGCCCGCTCCGCCCGCGGCGGAGCCCGCCGCCCGTGCCGGAGACCGCCCGCGCGAGGCGTCGTACAACTGA
- a CDS encoding GNAT family N-acetyltransferase produces MENLVRHTAELTGTELREIRTLLDGAFDGDFADEDFEHALGGMHVLVRDAGGDLVAHGSVVMRRVVHHGRALRTGYVEAVAVRADARRRGLGGQVMARLEQVIGRAYVLGALSASQDGAALYLGRGWQVWGGRIGALSPDGPVPLPEEEGSTYVWAPPGGIRLDPAGRLDFDWRDGDVL; encoded by the coding sequence ATGGAGAACCTCGTACGGCACACGGCGGAGCTGACCGGTACGGAGCTCCGCGAGATCCGGACCCTGCTCGACGGGGCCTTCGACGGTGACTTCGCCGACGAGGACTTCGAGCACGCCCTCGGCGGGATGCACGTGCTGGTCCGGGACGCGGGCGGTGACCTCGTCGCGCACGGCAGCGTCGTCATGCGGCGGGTCGTGCACCACGGGCGGGCCCTGCGCACCGGGTACGTGGAGGCCGTGGCCGTACGGGCCGACGCGCGCCGCCGCGGCCTCGGCGGGCAGGTCATGGCCCGGCTGGAGCAGGTGATCGGCCGGGCGTACGTGCTCGGGGCGCTGTCGGCGTCGCAGGACGGGGCGGCGCTGTACCTGGGCCGCGGCTGGCAGGTGTGGGGCGGGCGGATCGGCGCGCTCTCGCCGGACGGGCCCGTCCCGCTCCCGGAGGAGGAGGGGTCCACGTACGTGTGGGCGCCGCCCGGCGGGATCCGACTGGACCCGGCCGGGCGGCTCGACTTCGACTGGCGGGACGGGGACGTGCTCTGA
- a CDS encoding proline dehydrogenase family protein has protein sequence MLGPVILAASRSDKMRRIVSAAPVTKPVVNRFIPGETVDQVIPIVEELTRAGLEVTLDVVGEDITEVAQSHAARDAYLQLIERLAELGLGEKAEMSVKLSMFGQALEGGHELALANVRPVVEAAAAIGTTVTLDAEDHTTLDSMFAIHEELRRDFPQTGCVIQAYLFRTEADARRLAAAGSRVRIVKGAYKEPAEVAYLDKAEIDKAYVRILKILMDGEGYPMIGSHDPRLIAIGQELARKAGRKLDEYEFQMLYGIRSEEHLRLAAEGHRMRVYTAYGTDWYGYFMRRLAEKPANLLFFVRSMITKN, from the coding sequence GTGCTGGGTCCCGTGATCCTCGCCGCTTCGCGCAGCGACAAGATGCGTCGTATCGTCTCCGCCGCCCCGGTGACCAAGCCCGTGGTGAATCGGTTCATCCCCGGCGAGACCGTCGATCAGGTCATCCCGATCGTCGAGGAGCTCACGCGGGCCGGCCTCGAGGTCACCCTCGACGTCGTCGGCGAGGACATCACCGAGGTGGCGCAGTCCCACGCCGCCCGGGACGCCTACCTCCAGCTCATCGAACGCCTCGCGGAGCTCGGCCTCGGCGAGAAGGCCGAGATGTCCGTCAAGCTGTCGATGTTCGGCCAGGCCCTGGAGGGCGGCCACGAGCTGGCGCTCGCCAACGTCCGCCCGGTCGTCGAGGCCGCCGCCGCCATCGGCACCACCGTGACGTTGGACGCCGAGGACCACACCACCCTCGACTCGATGTTCGCCATCCACGAGGAGCTGCGCCGCGACTTCCCGCAGACCGGCTGCGTGATCCAGGCGTACCTCTTCCGCACGGAGGCCGACGCCCGCCGCCTGGCCGCCGCCGGCAGCCGCGTCCGCATCGTGAAGGGCGCCTACAAGGAGCCCGCCGAGGTCGCGTACCTGGACAAGGCGGAGATCGACAAGGCGTACGTCCGGATCCTGAAGATCCTCATGGACGGCGAGGGCTACCCGATGATCGGGTCCCACGACCCCCGCCTCATCGCCATCGGCCAGGAGCTCGCCCGCAAGGCCGGGCGCAAGCTGGACGAGTACGAGTTCCAGATGCTGTACGGCATCCGCAGCGAGGAGCACCTGCGGCTGGCCGCCGAGGGCCACCGGATGCGTGTCTACACCGCGTACGGCACGGACTGGTACGGCTACTTCATGCGACGCCTCGCGGAGAAGCCGGCCAACCTGCTCTTCTTCGTCCGCTCGATGATCACCAAGAACTAG
- a CDS encoding NADP-dependent oxidoreductase — protein sequence MTTNTAHAVHQIARPTGFPTAADFTYVSSPVPRPGPGTALVENLLLSVDPYHRGMMDGGEGGFELNTPLEGRSVGRVLASRNPGLREGDLVFHRAGWRTHALVTLGVDGTRKLRGHDGVPLEAYLSILGGTGLTAYAALTRTAALRSGEDLFVSAAAGGVGTATGHIARLLGARRIIGSAGSAAKVRHLTGTLGFDAAFDYHDGPVGEQLAQAAPDGIDVYVDNVGGDHLEGAIDSLREYGRVAWVGAISTYHGDRSPAAPRNLFEVVHKSLRLEGVLVRNHTNLQDELEDFLVPHLRSGRVGTDTTVVQGFEGTVEAFLGMLRGANLGKMLVRIGA from the coding sequence ATGACCACGAACACCGCTCACGCCGTCCACCAGATCGCCCGCCCCACCGGCTTCCCCACCGCCGCGGACTTCACCTACGTCTCCTCCCCGGTCCCGCGGCCGGGTCCCGGCACCGCGCTCGTCGAGAACCTCCTGCTCTCGGTGGACCCGTACCACCGGGGCATGATGGACGGCGGGGAGGGCGGCTTCGAGCTGAACACCCCGCTGGAGGGCCGCTCGGTGGGCCGGGTGCTCGCCTCCCGCAACCCGGGACTGCGCGAGGGCGACCTGGTCTTCCATCGCGCGGGCTGGCGGACCCACGCACTGGTCACCCTCGGCGTGGACGGGACGCGCAAGCTGCGCGGCCACGACGGCGTCCCGCTGGAGGCCTACCTCTCCATCCTCGGCGGCACCGGACTCACCGCCTACGCCGCCCTGACCCGGACGGCGGCCCTGCGCAGCGGCGAGGACCTCTTCGTCTCCGCCGCCGCGGGCGGGGTCGGCACGGCCACCGGCCACATCGCCCGACTGCTCGGCGCCCGGCGGATCATCGGCAGCGCGGGTTCGGCGGCCAAGGTCCGCCACCTCACCGGCACGTTGGGCTTCGACGCGGCCTTCGACTACCACGACGGCCCGGTCGGCGAGCAGCTCGCGCAGGCCGCCCCGGACGGCATCGACGTCTACGTGGACAACGTCGGCGGGGACCACCTGGAAGGGGCGATCGACTCGCTGCGCGAGTACGGGCGGGTCGCCTGGGTCGGCGCGATCTCGACGTACCACGGGGACCGCTCGCCGGCCGCGCCCCGCAACCTCTTCGAGGTCGTCCACAAGTCCCTCCGCCTGGAAGGGGTATTGGTTCGCAATCACACCAATCTGCAGGACGAGTTGGAGGATTTCCTCGTCCCTCATCTGCGCAGCGGCAGGGTCGGTACCGACACCACCGTTGTCCAGGGATTCGAGGGCACGGTGGAGGCCTTCCTGGGCATGCTCCGCGGGGCCAATCTGGGCAAGATGCTGGTCCGGATCGGCGCCTGA
- a CDS encoding TetR/AcrR family transcriptional regulator, with product MGHREDLLEGAKKCLVEKGFVRTTARDIVSASGTNLASIGYHYGSKDALLTQAFIGLMEEWGAVFQDGLDGDGGSLERFRALWEGVLAQHEKSGPVWAASLEVALGRDQRPELRSMLAASQADGRRGLISMLTGTPEDRLDERDVRTLGAFYQALLNGLMIQWLFDPESAATAEEFTEGMRRAAEAMIRP from the coding sequence ATGGGACATCGCGAAGATCTGCTCGAAGGTGCCAAGAAGTGCCTGGTCGAGAAGGGGTTCGTGCGCACGACCGCGCGCGACATCGTCAGCGCCTCGGGGACCAACCTGGCCTCCATCGGCTACCACTACGGCTCGAAGGACGCCCTGCTCACCCAGGCCTTCATCGGCCTGATGGAGGAGTGGGGCGCGGTCTTCCAGGACGGGCTCGACGGCGACGGCGGATCGCTGGAGCGCTTCCGCGCCCTGTGGGAAGGCGTGCTGGCGCAGCACGAGAAGTCCGGCCCGGTCTGGGCGGCAAGCCTGGAGGTGGCGCTCGGCCGGGACCAGCGGCCGGAGCTGAGGTCCATGCTCGCGGCCTCGCAGGCCGACGGGCGCCGGGGGCTGATCTCCATGCTCACCGGGACCCCGGAGGACCGGCTCGACGAGCGGGACGTGCGCACGCTGGGCGCCTTCTACCAGGCGCTGTTGAACGGCCTGATGATCCAGTGGCTCTTCGACCCGGAGTCGGCCGCGACCGCGGAGGAGTTCACCGAGGGCATGCGGCGCGCGGCTGAGGCGATGATCCGTCCCTGA
- a CDS encoding PucR family transcriptional regulator → MKGDYQDLVDEISALLGAPATLENRDFRLIAFGAHDSDDDLAMDPVRTRSILTRQSTADVRSWFEAFGIARATGPVRIPAAPDAGVFRGRICLPVRYRGIVQGYVWLLDQEPGKPGPEPAALDAAMEVAQRIGVLLAEEAKAGADLSREFLAVLTAGRGWQQDMAVAALRAALGPGGDGLHAAVCVTPWPGEAPASVPGAAAVCVVPRRGGGEPGGAAGPGAGTGAGPGREAAGDPALAVLLRLRSTDALAPALAAVTRLLPRAAQATGSGGATGQATGGKTSGGKASGGSAGAAAVTTATATARGVTAGVADPVRGLADLPAAWEQAVAAARAAAAQPRFGPVAQWSAIGPYRMLATLAADPVDDPAARTLLAPTNRELARTAEVFLDCAGQAGRAAAALGIHRQTLYYRLARVEQLTGLDLDEGEDRLLLHMALKAARLA, encoded by the coding sequence GTGAAGGGCGATTACCAGGACCTGGTGGACGAGATCTCCGCGCTGCTCGGCGCCCCGGCGACCCTGGAGAACCGGGACTTCCGCCTGATCGCCTTCGGTGCCCACGACAGCGACGACGATCTCGCGATGGACCCGGTACGGACCCGCTCGATCCTGACGCGGCAGTCCACGGCGGACGTCCGGTCCTGGTTCGAGGCCTTCGGCATCGCCCGTGCCACCGGGCCCGTCCGGATCCCGGCGGCGCCCGACGCCGGGGTGTTCCGCGGCCGGATCTGCCTGCCGGTGCGGTACCGCGGCATCGTGCAGGGCTACGTATGGCTGCTCGACCAGGAGCCCGGCAAGCCCGGACCCGAGCCGGCGGCGCTGGACGCGGCCATGGAGGTGGCCCAGCGCATCGGGGTGCTGCTCGCCGAGGAGGCGAAGGCCGGGGCCGACCTGTCCCGGGAGTTCCTGGCGGTGCTCACAGCCGGCCGGGGCTGGCAGCAGGACATGGCGGTGGCCGCCCTGCGGGCCGCCCTCGGCCCGGGCGGGGACGGACTGCACGCGGCGGTCTGTGTGACGCCGTGGCCCGGGGAGGCTCCGGCGTCCGTACCGGGCGCGGCGGCGGTGTGCGTGGTACCGCGGCGGGGCGGGGGCGAGCCGGGCGGCGCCGCCGGTCCGGGTGCGGGTACGGGAGCGGGGCCCGGGCGGGAAGCCGCGGGCGACCCGGCTCTGGCGGTACTGCTCCGGCTGCGCTCGACGGACGCGCTGGCTCCGGCCCTGGCGGCGGTGACCCGGCTGCTGCCGCGCGCGGCACAGGCGACGGGGTCGGGCGGCGCTACCGGCCAGGCCACAGGGGGGAAGACCTCGGGCGGCAAGGCTTCGGGCGGGAGCGCCGGGGCCGCCGCCGTCACCACGGCCACGGCCACGGCTCGGGGGGTGACCGCCGGCGTCGCCGACCCCGTGCGGGGACTCGCGGACCTGCCGGCCGCCTGGGAGCAGGCCGTCGCGGCCGCCCGGGCGGCGGCGGCCCAGCCCCGGTTCGGCCCGGTCGCCCAGTGGTCGGCGATCGGCCCGTACCGGATGCTGGCGACGCTCGCCGCCGACCCGGTGGACGACCCTGCGGCGCGCACCTTGTTGGCCCCGACCAACCGCGAACTCGCCCGTACGGCCGAGGTCTTCCTGGATTGCGCGGGCCAAGCGGGCCGCGCGGCCGCCGCGTTGGGCATCCACCGCCAGACCCTCTACTACCGGCTGGCCCGGGTGGAGCAGTTGACCGGCCTCGACCTGGACGAGGGCGAGGACCGCCTGCTGCTCCACATGGCCCTCAAGGCCGCGCGCCTGGCGTAG